The region TTAGCTACTGGTCTTTTTACACAACGCTCAAAAAAAGGTACCACGACACCTTTCTTTCTTCTCAATTTGTCCAAAGTCACCGAGTTGAAAACACAAAGCAACAAGATGAAAACTTAAGCGTCAACGTACCCAGAGCTCCGTTCCCCAACTCATCGTGGATTGCCCCTTCTGAGTTCTCCGGGATTGGACGCAGTTTTTCCCGATTCGGGTTCTTCTCAAACTGCCGCCGAGCCCTTGGAGTCTGCTTGGGGTGGGAGAGTCGATCCCGATAGCGATAGTATCGATAAAGATGGTATCACTATTAGATCGATACTATAGTGATGATATTGTAGTGCAGGGCTCTCCAGTTGAAGTGTGACCAATGGGACAATGAATTTAGTAGAAattaacacaaaaaagaaaaaaaagcagattgTGAAAAAGCACAGTAGAAGCTTTAATATAGTGTCAGAAATATTTATATGCATATTACTCTACTTTATTTGATATCAGTAACCTCCTCGAATGCCTGCTCGAAAATGCAATTGTTGGttagaaaatatatacattttttcctGCAATCCTAGACCTGCGTTTTATTCTGATTGTAacgattaatttaaaaatgttcaacGGAATCACATGAGTCGATATCGACTTGTACAGTATCGCTCATCCTGTCTGCGTCtcactcctcctccttttcctcctcctactcctgcTCTCCGCCCTAAACCAGGAGCCGTCAATCGTCATCTGAATGAAGAACAGCATGAGAATATCAACCTAAATTAATAACTTTATGAACTCTATCAATGGATTTATTGACACgcattgatttatttcagttttatatacagtgtgttttgtgttgtgtgttgtgtgttgccaCATGGAAAATTATCTTTTGTTTCATGAATTACACAATAATTCACGCATTTACAGACAAGCACAGTTGCCAGGAGTCTGAATAAAATAAAGGTATTCATGTGgacgtataaatatatataaattgtcAATAAATACTGACGGCTCATAATACTGGGCTAATTATGAGTACAGTGGtgttatttgtaaatatttagtGCTCTCTTCTGGCTAACTTGCATATTGCAACTGTTGTCATCAGTACGATGACCGTGCGTCCTCCTGTCCTGAAGGGGGCAGTAGCACCAGTTATCGGCCAGCACGTACACAAAGAAGAAAATGATCCTTCAAGAAACTAGTCGCTGATGATTTTgcgattatttttctttttattgtccCGTTTTATCTACATTACAGCCTACACTGACAGACATGTACGCACACATTGCTAGGTAAGATCTTGAGTTTTGTCTCTAGTCTTAAATCATGCGGAATATTTGCAGGTACCATTGTGACCTTTGGCATACATTTCACTCCATAGTAAGTAAGCGAGTAAAGGAAATGTTTGTAATATTGATTTTCGTCCACACTgagaaaataaaccaaaattgAACCACAGAAAGTTTCAATCGTAAGCATTTGGTGAGGAAGGTGAGGAAAAacacatgacaaaacaggaaagtGGTTTCTGTGTTGATCTCGAGTTTGGTGCATGctactagtgacacctagtggccagtgtaaaCTACAGTTCATAAACATACTGAAATCCTTTCAACtgtctttgtattttagttcatttacaacattttctgcatttatttGGAGGGGATAGTAAATATGTACTGCAGTACAAGCTGCACACGGACTACTCAAAAGTatgtttactgttttttttctctggctTAAGGCTTTCTTCTAATCATCAGGCTGAAAAGAATGATGATTGTTCTACTAAATTGATGCACTTATGTACTTTAGCTACAGTTTGAATAAACACATGATTAATTCACATTTTGCTTTCTGTCTCCAAAGGAACGTGTGTAGTGGAGGAAGAGTGtgcacatttttgtctcctaaCACTCACATGCCATTGTGGATTCTGAGAAGCACGGCAGTGGAGGGGCAATATAGGTGAGTAGCATCCACATGCTCTCCAGTGGCCTCACAAGTAGAGCAAGatctgttaaaaaaataaatgaacacaatATCCAAGTTTCTTCCAAGCACTGCTTAATATAATCAGTTAATGAAGCATTGCTTTTTAGTTGTATTATTAGCAGTTTTAAAATATGCTTTGCGTGTAACATATGAATCTCTTGTACAGGATGGTGGAGCAACATCAGCATTGTTTTGTCCGGCATATGAATTGCACAGCCAATAAGAGGACAGCTCTGCGTAACGCCTTCCCAGTGTTAGACCTACCCCTGCAACCCATCCACCAGCATGTTTATGAGGCAAACCTCCACAACAGCAAGGCCTGCCACAACAAGTGAGGGACTTGTGTGTAGACCAGATTAATTCACATCAGTTGGGCTTCATTGCGTGAATATTGAAATCCTCTCAGGTATATGGAGTTAAGTGAGAAGGTCGCAAAAGGAGGTGGGGAAAATGCTATTGcaagacacacacagaggaaCAAGAAGTTGTTGGTAAAAGACCGATTGCGCCTACTTTTGGATGATGAAGACTTCCTAGAGCTGTCACACTTTGCAGGTCTGGGTCTTCCTTATGGTGATATTCCATCAGCCGGCTGCCTTACAGGTTAGAAAGCACTAAATATGTTGGGTCCGAAGTGTAGAAAATGTTGTATAATTAAGTCACATTGCAACATCACTACTCTTGTGATATACTGCACCAACTTTATCCGTTTTGATGTGCAGGTGTTGGCAAGATCAATGGCCTGTGGTGTGTAGTCATCGCCAATGATGCCACAGTGAAGGGTGGCACAGCTTATCCAATCACAGTTAAGAAGCAGCTGCGAGCACAAGAGGTGGCGATTCAGAATCGTTTGCCTTGTGTCTACCTCATCGACTCTGGAGGAGCTTTTTTACCTTTGCAGGTTAATACTATTACTTTCAATGCTGGAGTTCAAGTTTTGAAGGACACACATTTGTGTCTTCACAGTCGGAGATCTTTCCTGATAAGAACCAGGGAGGAAGGACTTTTTATAATGAAGCTATCATGTCTGCAATGAAGATCCCACAGGTAAGACCTTATTAAATATATGGGATGTTGATGTAGATGTACAATATTCCCAATTCTCACACACAAATGATGCACCTGGTCTTCTAAGATAATGTCACCGTCCTCATGATTAAAGGTGTCGGTGGTGTGCGGTTCATGCACAGCGGGTGGCGCCTACATCCCCACTATGGCAGAAGAGACAGTGATGGTGCACAGGATAGGGACCATGTTCTTGGGAGGACCGCCACTGGTCAAGGCTGCCACAGGAGAGGAAGTCACACCAGAAGACCTTGGAGGAGCTAGGCTTCATGCCGAGTAGGTTTACCAATGAACAAATTAGGTTAACTAAAATAATCAACACAATTGAGTTTTATCAATCTGGTTTCAGGGTGAGTGGATGTGTGGATCATTTTGCCTGGGAAGAGAAAGAGGCCTTTGTGTGTGCCCGGAACATCATATCAACGCTCAACTTCACACTgccagaggaggaggatgaagagaagatgaggaggaggaaagatgagGAGAAGCCACTGTATAGTTCAGATGAGCTGCTGGGTCTTGCCCCCAGAAGTTACACCTACAGTCTGGATGTTAAAATGGTACATATCCCTTTGATATTTACCACACAGGAGAACAGATGTTTTGGGGAATAATGatgtgtgtccgtgtgtccaGGTTATTAGTCGGCTCACAGACGGAAGTCGCTTCCAGGAGTTTAAAGCCAGCTTTGGAACCACACTCATCACTGGCTTTGCAAAGATACATGGGTATAAATACAGCTCATACACACAATGCAAACACTCAAAACTATTATAAACGTTATTTGCTTAGATGAAGCCTGGGTGACTGTTTAAACCAGGCTagatggttattattattttttttacaattgtaaACAAAGCGGGCggtacggtggtctagtggttagcgcacagacctcacagctaggagaccaattcaattccacccttggccatctctgtgtggagttgcatgttctccctgtgcatgcgtgggttttctccaggtactcaggtttcctcccacattccaaaaacatgctaggttcattggcgactccaaattgtccataggtatgaatgtgagtgtgaatggttgtttgtctatatgtgctgtttgtctatatattgggataggctccggcacccccgcgacccttgtgagaaaaagcagtctaaaatgaatgaatgtaaacaaagccaTCACCGCGCACtgttaattaatacaaatacttCAGTTCTGCTTCATTGAATTCCACACTATTTTGTGCTTTATGAAGTCTCAATCTGAACATtcatgtttcccatacattGGATGCACATGGATTTGCAACAACCTTGCAACGCACCCAGTCTGCCAGAAAATAACAAGATGAGCAGAGGGATCAGTATTGCCAAATTAGCGACTTAGTCATGTATTTAGCCAGTAAGTTGACCCTTCacgatcaggggtgtccaaagtgtgtgaaGGTGGCACACATCtcggcatattctaaaaataacctTTGCATCCTTAAGATGTTTTGCATGCAGCCCTAGGTGTGAACCCCTTTCTCATAGAGAGACTTGGACATGATATGAAAGTAGCTGTCACACTTCTCAACGTGCTGCTGTGGGCCCCTTCTCTGTCTAAAAGCACTCACGGGTGGCTTTGTTTTGtctggtgggaggggggggggtgtttcttAACTCACTTTTTgcaaatgtgtcaaaaaaattttaaactcactttttgcaaatgtgtcaattatgcaaattcacttattacgTGCAACCCACCACCAAGCATGATGCTGCTCTCACATGTTTATATATACTAGATAGTAGAACCTGTACCAATGTACCAATCAGGAGTAATGTAATATACAAGGCCATAGATGAAtgagtgtgtttatgtgttacCTTCTGTGCTTCCAGTCACCTCGTAGGAATAGTAGCCAACAATGGAGAGCTGTCATATCAGTCTGCTCTGAAGGGAAGCCACTTTGTCCAGCTGTGTGACCAAAGAGACGTCccactcctcttcctccagaACACTGCACCATCAGCAGCACTAACTCTCTCCCcaacacaggtacacacactcctattacatatgTTCATTACATGGCAGCCCTGGAAGATATGTGACCAAGTTTCAGGGAGTGAACATGAAAGTACGGTATCTGTTTAGTTCTTCTTTcacagatatattttttaatgccaAACTGTGTGCTATGGTGTGTATGAGCTACAATACATACGACTTGCTTTACAATTATTACTTCATAGCCACACTTCATTTATCATCCAGGTCAGTGGCCTTTGGGCCATAAGCAGCCTGTGCTTGGTTCACTGTCCCACACTTTGGAAACCCGATCACATGATTATTTCTCCAGATTATgtggttttcttttcttttaggGAGAAATGAACAGCAACCGCCTGAAAGCTCAGGGTTCAATGATGTCAGCAGTGGCCTGCGCCTCTGTGCCCAAAATCACTGTGGTGATAGGAGGTTGTCATGGCGCTGACAGCTATGCCATGGTAAAACACCCATGCAGTATTTAGTGGTCTTTTGGTATACTGTAGTGTTTTTACTATACTATGACTAGTATAGTGACTATACTATGACTAACACGTCCTGTGTTTAGGGAtagatattttgacttttcatgtaatatttcagattttcattgtttttttttggttgtctCTAGTGTGGAAGGTCCTTTGACCCcaacttcctcttcctgtggcCCAATGCCAGAGTGTCCCTGACAGCTGCTGGTCACATTGGCCCTCTGCTTCCCTCTGACAgtgagcaggaggaggagcgaAAAAACACGGAGAACAATCTCAACAGGATGATAGAGGAGGAGAGTTCGGCTTTTTTTTCCTCGGGACGGCTCTGGGATGATGGAGTCGTTCTGCCTCAGGACACTCGCAGGGTAAGATATCATGTTTTTGCCTTTATGATTGTATCTTTATTGTCTTGATTCCAATGAGTGTGCATCTGTAGGTTCTTCGAGACTGCCTGAATATAATCAAACAGCAACAGTATCAGCTTTCAACGGAAAAACTACAGTCAGCCCTTCTACggatttaaaaacatgtttcatgTCACTGAGACATTACCATGCCTTTTGTACCGTCCTGGGACATCTACCAGAAGTACCTCTTCTTGGATCAGTAGGAGATCATATGATCTGGACTGGATGATTTGAATGGATGACTGATGACTGTTTGACAGGCCACTTTCTGAGTGATGTATAAATGTTTATCACGTTTTTAACACAATATGACAATGCCAGGCATGTCTATTTGGTGCTAGCATGCATTGTGGACGGTGTACGGTTCGGTCCGCCCTACACATGACAATACGCCTTTATGGACCTCGGTTTTGCGATACACTTTGCACTGTGTGCACGCACGTGCCTGTGCAGACTAGCAAAAAGTCCTCCCTGTGACTGtaaactgtatatattttaagtgaGGGACAGTCTGTCTAAAAGGCCGAAAATG is a window of Doryrhamphus excisus isolate RoL2022-K1 chromosome 5, RoL_Dexc_1.0, whole genome shotgun sequence DNA encoding:
- the si:ch211-198n5.11 gene encoding methylcrotonoyl-coenzyme A carboxylase 2, translating into MYAHIARNVCSGGRVCTFLSPNTHMPLWILRSTAVEGQYRMVEQHQHCFVRHMNCTANKRTALRNAFPVLDLPLQPIHQHVYEANLHNSKACHNKYMELSEKVAKGGGENAIARHTQRNKKLLVKDRLRLLLDDEDFLELSHFAGLGLPYGDIPSAGCLTGVGKINGLWCVVIANDATVKGGTAYPITVKKQLRAQEVAIQNRLPCVYLIDSGGAFLPLQSEIFPDKNQGGRTFYNEAIMSAMKIPQVSVVCGSCTAGGAYIPTMAEETVMVHRIGTMFLGGPPLVKAATGEEVTPEDLGGARLHAEVSGCVDHFAWEEKEAFVCARNIISTLNFTLPEEEDEEKMRRRKDEEKPLYSSDELLGLAPRSYTYSLDVKMVISRLTDGSRFQEFKASFGTTLITGFAKIHGHLVGIVANNGELSYQSALKGSHFVQLCDQRDVPLLFLQNTAPSAALTLSPTQGEMNSNRLKAQGSMMSAVACASVPKITVVIGGCHGADSYAMCGRSFDPNFLFLWPNARVSLTAAGHIGPLLPSDSEQEEERKNTENNLNRMIEEESSAFFSSGRLWDDGVVLPQDTRRVLRDCLNIIKQQQYQLSTEKLQSALLRI